A DNA window from Rhinolophus sinicus isolate RSC01 linkage group LG10, ASM3656204v1, whole genome shotgun sequence contains the following coding sequences:
- the CDC42SE2 gene encoding CDC42 small effector protein 2 isoform X1, whose amino-acid sequence MISGHLSPNCHNQKIIKPQAPHEPRLPGSVRGSTWSAGAAPPRCMGKGRGPSPPARGWGGAPARSHPALVAIFRRVLSRAGFSPLSVLRSRRRGLPSPRSRRARRGAEVRGRVHPRRGQGAGPARRWLLGGATLPPPPHPWLSERAPPLAPPAREPGRGGRGQEAASAPGSAAAGVGEAGAAEPAPRAAAAGAGGRDKGDDYLS is encoded by the coding sequence ATGATTTCAGGGCACCTCTCTCCCAACTGCCACAACCAAAAGATAATTAAGCCACAGGCTCCGCACGAACCTCGCTTGCCTGGGAGCGTCCGCGGCTCCACTTGGAGCGCAGGCGCCGCCCCTCCGCGCTGTATGGGGAAGGGGCGAGGGCCGTCGCCGCCtgccagagggtggggaggggctcccGCGCGCTCCCACCCAGCCCTGGTCGCCATCTTCCGGCGCGTCCTTTCCCGCGCGGGTTTCAGCCCGCTCTCGGTCCTCCGCTCGCGTCGGAGGGGACTTCCTAGTCCGCGCAGCCGAAGAGCGCGGCGCGGCGCGGAGGTCCGGGGCAGAGTCCATCCCCGGCGCGGCCAGGGGGCGGGGCCAGCGCGGCGCTGGCTGCTCGGCGGCGcgaccctccccccccccccacacccgtGGCTCTCGGAGCGCGCCCCGCCCCTCGCCCCGCCTGCACGCGAGCCTGGGCGGGGAGGGCGGGGCCAGGAAGCGGCTAGTGCGCCGGGAAGCGCAGCTGCGGGCGTGGGGGAGGCAGGAGCCGCGGAGCCGGCCCCGAGAGCGGCTGCGGCCGGAGCGGGCGGCCGAGACAAAGGCGACG